TGGGCAGATGCGGATCGACTTCGACATGATCAGAGATCTGGCGCGCCGCACCGGGCGAAGATGATAACTACATCTACGCCATAGCCCTCCTTTAAGTCGGTTCGAATCCCACTGTACCAGCCAACATAGTCTCCCGCGCCACCATAAGCCGCAACGCATGACCTATCCGCCACGCGGTCGGTTGGCTCACCCCGACGATTTCCGCCAAATGTAGCGAGGACATGCCTTTGTCCGATTGCATCAACAGCCACATGGCCTTCAGCCAAGCACGCAGGGGAGCTTTGTCGAATGCAGAGGCGTGTGCGTTGTCAGGGTGAACTGAAACCGGCAATCGCCGTTTGAGCATTGATACAGCCCTGGCCGGGCGCGTCGCTTGCCCATGCCCCACCGGCAATCGCGATCGAACTCTTTAGCCGGTGGCGGACAGACCCGACCATCCGGACATACCATGCCTTTCAACAATCAGCGGCAATGTTCCGCGTCGCGGAAGGCTGCAACCATCTCGTCGACGGTGCGGACGCTGGGCAGCGTTCGATCATCGTAGCAGGCATCCGCGTCTCCTCGGCGACGCCGAAGAATCGCATGCAAGGCCAAATATTTCAACGATACTGCTATCTTTGGTTGATAAAGGCCACGTGTCGCCGCGAACAGTTGTTTTGTTCCCCCCGTGAACGAGGACACCCATGGCCATCCGTGTCATGCGCCGGATCGAGATCGGCGGCCCGAAGGCGCCGAACAACATGGGCTGTACCGCGTCCGCGCCGGCCGGCCATGGCCCATCTACTCGAAGTGATCCGGCTGTCGTGCATCCGGGTAGGCGGACAAGCCGGATAGAGCGAGCGATGGTCGAGACGATCAGACCCGCTCCAACGCGACCGCCACGCCCTGGCCGACGCCGACGCACATGGTCGAAAGCGCACGTCTGCCGCCGGTCAATGAAAGTTCCAGTGCCGCCGTTCCGGTGATACGCGCGCCGGACATGCCAAGAGGGTGGCCGAGCGCAATTGCACCGCCATTGCGATTGACGTGCTCCGCGTCCTCGGCGATGCCGAGTTCGCGGAGCACGGCGATGCCTTGGGAGGCAAAGGCTTCATTGAGCTCAACGATGTCAAAGGCGGCCGGGCTAAGGCCGAGTCGCGCGCAAAGCTTGTTCGTTGCTGGAACCGGACCGATCCCCATGATGCGAGGTTCGACGCCGGCGACAGCACCGCCCAGGACACGGGCGATCGGCTTCAGGCCATATCGCCTTGCAGTTGCCTCGGTCGCTAGGACAAGCGCTGCTGCACCGTCATTCACCCCGCTTGCATTGCCGGCGGTGACGCTGCCGCCCTGGCGAAATGGCGTCGGAAGCTTTGCCAGGGCATCCAAGGTCGTGGCGCGGGGATGCTCGTCGCGCTCGACAACGACAGGAGTGCCCTTGCGCTGCGGAATCGTCACGTGTGTGATTTCCCTTGCCAGCCGCCCATTAGCCTGCGCCTCTGCTGCCTTCGCCTGCGAGCTCAGTGCGAAGCGGTCCTGATCTTCGCGGCTGACCTCGAAATCCTCGGCAACGTTCTCGCCGGTCTCCGGCATCGAGTCGACGCCGTACTGGGCCTTCATCACAGGGTTGATGAAACGCCAACCAATTGTTGTGTCGTGAATCTCGGTATGACGCGAGAAGGCCGCATCGGCCTTGGGCATGACAAAAGGTGCACGCGACATGCTTTCGACACCACCTGCGATCATCAGTCTGCCTCGCCTGCCTTGATGGCGCGCGCCGCATACACAACGGCGTCCATGCCAGAACCGCAAAGACGGTTGATGGTCGCGCCAGGGACGCTCGCCGGTAGCCCGGCCAGCAGCGACGACATGCGGGCAACGTTACGGTTGTCTTCGCCGGCCTGATTGGCGCAGCCGAAGATCACGTCATCGACAGCCTCCCAGTCCACGCTGACATTGCGTGCCATCAAAGCCTTGAGTGGAATCGCGCCAAGGTCGTCAGCGCGTAGGGAGGACAGCGATCCGCCGAAGCGGCCGATAGGAGTGCGGATATAGTCGCAGATGAAGACGTTCGTCATTTGCAAACTCCGGCAGATCAAGATCAACGATAGTCAAGAAAATGTGCATCTCGGTGCCGGTCAGGCCCTGCAATTCGTCAAAGCTCATGCCGGAAAGCTTCTCTCGCAGCGCGAAGAACAAGGACACGACGTCAAACGACAACCTTTATGGGCATGGAAACGAAGATCTCCACTTCGTCTCCTGGAACAAAAGCTGAATCACCAGGCGCCAAGCACTTAAAGCGGTGTTCTCCGACTTTAACCACATAGCGGATGCGCGAGCCTAGGAACACGCGTGTCTCCACGCGACCGGGTAAGGCTTCGCTTCCGCCGCCCACGCCCCGAAGCTCGCATTCCTCCTGCCGCAACGCTATCGTGCCGCTGTCCGCCGAACCGTCGACATCGACCGGCAGCCTGCCAGCTCCCTCGATGTGTGCCCAAACGCGTCCAGCGTTGCGATGCAAGTCGACTGGGATCAGGTTGGCCGAGCCGAGGAAGGATGACGCAAACTTTGTTTGTGGCTGCCTATAAATTTCGTTAGGCGATCCAATCTGCTCGATCTGACCGTCGCGCATGAGCACGACATGGTTGGACAGGCTCAGCGCCTCTTCTTGATCGTGCGTTACGAATATAGTCGTCACGCCGATGCGCTGATGCAGCTGGATGAGTTCCACCTGCATGTCCTCGCGGAGGCGGGAGTCCAAATTTGACAGGGGCTCGTCGAGCAACAGCACGTCCGGATCGGAAACGATGGCGCGGGCGAGCGCCACCCGCTGCTGCTGGCCGCCGGAAAGCTGCGAAGGCCACCTTTCGGCCAGATGATCGAGCTGGACCAGCGACAACGCGTTCTTGACCTTTTTGTCCTGCTCGTCGCGGGTACCGCGCTTACGCACGCGCAAGGGGAAGCGAACGTTTTCCCTGACAGTCAGGTGCGGGAACAGTGCGTAGGACTGGAACATCATCGCCAGATTGCGCTGCTCGGGCGGAATGTTCGTAACAAACCGGCCGCCGATCGAGATCGAGCCCGCGCTCAGGGCCTCAAGGCCTGCGAGGATGCGGAGCAACGTCGTTTTGCCGCAACCGCTCGGTCCCAGCAGGCTGACGAATGAGCCCTGCTCAATCTTGAGCGAGACGTCGCGCAGGGCTTCAAAACTGCCGAACGACTTGCGGACGTTGTTGATTTCGACATAGGCCATAGGATGTCCTTACGTGCTCGCAAATCGCTGTAGCCCGACCAGCCGGTCCGTCAATGCGATAAGCGCGACCGTCACCAGGATCATGAGCGCGGAGGCGGCGGCAACTGTGGGGTCGGTGTTGTATTCGAGCTGGTTGTATATCTGGATGGGTAGCGTCGTCAGATCGGGAGTCCGCAGGAACAGGGAGAGGACCGCCTCGTCGAAAGAGATGTTGAAAGCGAAGAATGCGCCGGCGGCGATGCCTGGCATGATCTGCGGCACCACGACCAGCCACAGACGCTGCAGCGCCCCGGCCCCCATCGTGCGCGCGGCTTCCTCGAGATGCGGGTTCAGTTCCGAAAGGACCGCGAGCGTTGTACGAAGCACGTAGGGGATGGCAATCACCGAATGGGCAATCCACAGCGCCGCAAACGACGCCTGTCCGAACACCGCACTCCACGCCATGAGCATGCCGAGCGCGAAAACGATGGTGGGAAGTATCAGGGGTGAGAGGAACAACAGCCCGAAGAGCTGGCCACCCGGCAATTGCCGCCGATGAATGGCGATGGCGGCCGAGGCCCCGGCCAGGGTAGCCGTCAGTGTGACGGCGACCGCCAGTTGCAGGCTGATGATCGTGGCGTCGCGAAATGCCTCGGACGACAATACGGCCCCATACCAGCGCAGACCGAAGCCCTGCGGCGGGAAAATGACGAACTGTCCTGGATTGACCGACACCGCGATGACGATGATCAGTGGGGCGAAAAGTAGGATCAGCACCGCCACGACGAAGACGATTGCCGCCGCAGAAACGAAAGCCGGAGTCGACTTAACCACGCGCGTTTCTCCTGCCTAGGTACAGCGTAGGAACGAGAAGTAGCAGGACGCCCGCAAGCAAGATGACGGATTGCGCGGCAGCAAACTGCCATTCGAATGTCTTGGTCGCCGATTCAAAAATGGAGGTTGCAACCACAGGAAGCCGTACGCCCCCGAGCAGCGCAGGCGTGATGAAGGAACTAGCCGACAGGGCGAAGACCAACAGCGAACCGGCGATGACGCCCGGGATCGAAAGCGGCATTACCACCGTTGCAATGCATTTGAAAAATCCGGCTCCGAGCGTGCGCGCCGCTTCCTCCAGCTTCTTGTCGAGCTTGAGCATTACGCCGAGTATCGACAGCGTCATGAAGGGCAACAGCACCTGGACCATGCCGACGACGATGGCGGTTTCGGTGTGAATGATCGTGAAGTTGCGCCCAGTCAGTCCCGCCGACCAGAGCAGGTCTGGAATCACCCCTCCGCGCCCCAGCAGGATGATCCAGCCGTATGTGCGCACCACGACGCCGGTCATGAGCGGCAGCATCACCGAAATGGTTAGCCAGAAACGAATTCCCGCCGACGCTCGAGACATCAGGTAGGCGAGCGGAAATCCGATCAGCACGCAGCAGATGGTCGTCAGCGCTGACACGCGTATCGTGCGCCAGGCGATGCTTAGGTAGAACGGATCGGTCAAGAAGCGGACGAATTGTTCGCTCGACAGCTCACCCCCGGCGTTGCGAATGCTGAGCAGCAGCACCTGCGCTATGGGTAGGGCGAACCCGGCCACCAGCAACACCGTGGCGGGAACGATGAGTGCCAGATTTTCCAGTTGTGAACGCGGTTGCATCTGTCTGCCTCGAAGCCGAAGATGGTGCGAACCGGGCCCGCACCATCTTCCGACCTTTTTGATCGAACTCTATTTTCCGATGAGCTTCATCCAGCGTTCCTTCCAGCCCGGAAGATTAGAGGCGACGGTCAGAGGGTCGACGCGGATCAATTTCGCCACAGCGGCCTCGCCGTAGACGACTTCCTCTGCGGCCGGTCCTTCGAGTTTTGTGGTCCTGTTGCTGGGGGAGTAGCGCATCTCCTCGGCCCAGCCCTTCTGAACCTCAGCGGAAAGCTCCATATCGATGAACTTCTTGGCCAGATCCTGGTTCGGACGGTTGGCCACGACGCTCGCCGTGAAGTAGGAGGCCGGAATGCCTTCTTCGCCAAAGACGAAGGAAACGGGCAGGCCAGCCTTGCGCATCACATAAGCGTAGTCCTGGCCAAAGGCGGCCAGCCAGGTATTGCCCTGCGCGAAGTTCTGCATCAGTTCATTGGGCGAGAACAACACGGTGGCGCGGTCCAGCAGGTTCTTCACCGCCGTCATGCCCGGCGTGACATCGGTCAGGTCGCCGCCGAATATGCGATTGTACATTAGGAACGCCAGCAGGCCGTAGCCATTGGCCATGTCGACCACGATGATCCGGTCGCGGAAGCGGTCGTCCCACAGATCCTTCCATTTGTTCGGCGGCGGCGACACCTGCTCGCGATTATAGACCAGTCCCATCGCCGACACCGAGATCACCGGGCCTTCGCCGCGGTCGAGACCGGTTGTGGCGAACGGATATAGATCCTTCGCGTTCGAGAGTTCCTCCTGCCGAATCGGCGACAGCAGCCCTTCCTCGGCGGCGATCGCCTCTAGTCCAGCGGTCAGGTGTACGACATCGAATTGTGGCGAGGCTTTCTGCGCCCGCAACTGCGCCAGCGCGTCTGCCGCGAAGATGGTGACGACTTGCACATCGACGTCATACTTCTTCGAGAACGGCTCAATGACGAGTTTACGATGGATTTTCTCGTAGTCGCCACCGAAGGAGGTGACGACGAGCTTGTCTCTCGCGAATGCCGGAAATGCTGCAAGAACCGACAGCGTAACCGCACCCAGTCCGAGTAAGGCAGATGAAAGTTTTCGATGGCGCTTGATCATATATTCCTCCCATTATGGGATGATCAAATGATTGGGTGTGCGGGAAAAGTCCAATCGCGTTTGGCGCTGGCATCGATAACGGGGCGGCATTGTTTCCGGCACATTTTTGCCGGCGCACCCGGTCCGTCGCTGCGTGATCGTGCTACGCGGTATAGTGTGCGTCAGCATCCAGCCGGACAGCGACGCCGGTCAGTTCGCGTGACAGCGGCGGGTAGATGGCCATAACCTTGGCGTCGTGCCCGGGAACGATAAAGTCGATCGCAACAGCGCTTTGCAGCAACTGGTCATAGGCCGCAAGCGTGTCGGATAAGTCGTGCATGATGTAGAAGGGCCGGCGTGTCGTAATGTTCTCGTAGAACACCGCAGCATCGGAAGCGATGACCACCCATCCGCGTCGCGTGTGCACGCGCACGAACTGGAGGCCAATCGAATGGCCGCCGACAAGGTGTGTGGTGATGCCGGGCGCGATCTCGGCTTGGCCCTCATAGAGCATCAAGCGCTTTTGGAAATTGAGTTCCACCAGATGCTTGATGTCTTCTAACTCGAATCCGAGCGCGACCCTGTCTTCCCTGACCGAGGGTCCCGTGGCGTGCCGGAACTCAGAGAGCTGGACATGAAACGTGGCGTGGGGAAACTTGTCGAGATTGCCGCAATGGTCGTAGTGGAGGTGGGTGAGAACCACATGGTTCACATGCAGCGGATCGATCCCTGCGGCACGCATTCCGTCGACCGGGTTGCGCAGCAGGCGGCGTCCGCGCTTGGTGGCGGTATGGTGCGAATAGCCGGTGTCGATGACACAGATCAGATTGCCACGGCGCGCAACCCAGACGTAGT
This portion of the Chelatococcus sp. YT9 genome encodes:
- a CDS encoding ABC transporter substrate-binding protein; this encodes MIKRHRKLSSALLGLGAVTLSVLAAFPAFARDKLVVTSFGGDYEKIHRKLVIEPFSKKYDVDVQVVTIFAADALAQLRAQKASPQFDVVHLTAGLEAIAAEEGLLSPIRQEELSNAKDLYPFATTGLDRGEGPVISVSAMGLVYNREQVSPPPNKWKDLWDDRFRDRIIVVDMANGYGLLAFLMYNRIFGGDLTDVTPGMTAVKNLLDRATVLFSPNELMQNFAQGNTWLAAFGQDYAYVMRKAGLPVSFVFGEEGIPASYFTASVVANRPNQDLAKKFIDMELSAEVQKGWAEEMRYSPSNRTTKLEGPAAEEVVYGEAAVAKLIRVDPLTVASNLPGWKERWMKLIGK
- a CDS encoding ABC transporter ATP-binding protein, with the translated sequence MAYVEINNVRKSFGSFEALRDVSLKIEQGSFVSLLGPSGCGKTTLLRILAGLEALSAGSISIGGRFVTNIPPEQRNLAMMFQSYALFPHLTVRENVRFPLRVRKRGTRDEQDKKVKNALSLVQLDHLAERWPSQLSGGQQQRVALARAIVSDPDVLLLDEPLSNLDSRLREDMQVELIQLHQRIGVTTIFVTHDQEEALSLSNHVVLMRDGQIEQIGSPNEIYRQPQTKFASSFLGSANLIPVDLHRNAGRVWAHIEGAGRLPVDVDGSADSGTIALRQEECELRGVGGGSEALPGRVETRVFLGSRIRYVVKVGEHRFKCLAPGDSAFVPGDEVEIFVSMPIKVVV
- a CDS encoding ABC transporter permease — its product is MQPRSQLENLALIVPATVLLVAGFALPIAQVLLLSIRNAGGELSSEQFVRFLTDPFYLSIAWRTIRVSALTTICCVLIGFPLAYLMSRASAGIRFWLTISVMLPLMTGVVVRTYGWIILLGRGGVIPDLLWSAGLTGRNFTIIHTETAIVVGMVQVLLPFMTLSILGVMLKLDKKLEEAARTLGAGFFKCIATVVMPLSIPGVIAGSLLVFALSASSFITPALLGGVRLPVVATSIFESATKTFEWQFAAAQSVILLAGVLLLLVPTLYLGRRNARG
- a CDS encoding ABC transporter permease, with amino-acid sequence MVKSTPAFVSAAAIVFVVAVLILLFAPLIIVIAVSVNPGQFVIFPPQGFGLRWYGAVLSSEAFRDATIISLQLAVAVTLTATLAGASAAIAIHRRQLPGGQLFGLLFLSPLILPTIVFALGMLMAWSAVFGQASFAALWIAHSVIAIPYVLRTTLAVLSELNPHLEEAARTMGAGALQRLWLVVVPQIMPGIAAGAFFAFNISFDEAVLSLFLRTPDLTTLPIQIYNQLEYNTDPTVAAASALMILVTVALIALTDRLVGLQRFAST
- a CDS encoding N-acyl homoserine lactonase family protein; amino-acid sequence: MLNKLPEYELLAIRYATRRVKRCDVFIGETDETVFDMDYYVWVARRGNLICVIDTGYSHHTATKRGRRLLRNPVDGMRAAGIDPLHVNHVVLTHLHYDHCGNLDKFPHATFHVQLSEFRHATGPSVREDRVALGFELEDIKHLVELNFQKRLMLYEGQAEIAPGITTHLVGGHSIGLQFVRVHTRRGWVVIASDAAVFYENITTRRPFYIMHDLSDTLAAYDQLLQSAVAIDFIVPGHDAKVMAIYPPLSRELTGVAVRLDADAHYTA